A stretch of the Rosa rugosa chromosome 5, drRosRugo1.1, whole genome shotgun sequence genome encodes the following:
- the LOC133708616 gene encoding dynamin-related protein 4C-like: MGRKRKNKSSRGSKERKTRSEMGVANQDAVIPRRKIRHVINSCKEEGIEIPVPTRARDLPEIAKKIDAKLCYCLSELNLLSASISSVDEAVATFMQLVALSKESLIKILVRGEFDEYPDDKSMHGTANLAEMYNQFKDERGWLHSSFFRRDLKSNFLQSEINYCMFTQQVGKASGLAAKLAADLTADLAVVEHHHDSWFLYMFWYYVIMQVTRSVLKTYLSRYVHLCIHVESLVYNIMDKMIQRSYQWTHENYYTVNVNEEKTDEFFSEYTRLMSKCNVFIHGVLDDPEKPSTIIVDGIGEIVVEGLRSYSRDLLSEAFSVRMQSIAFRKIHTETFIEGMASHLQSSVRCKPSGHIHGFGDVRYADLEEATFCSCI; encoded by the coding sequence ATggggagaaagagaaaaaacaaaTCATCAAGAGGTTCCAAAGAAAGAAAGACCAGATCAGAAATGGGAGTAGCAAACCAAGATGCTGTAATTCCTCGCCGCAAGATCCGACATGTCATCAATTCTTGCAAGGAGGAAGGGATTGAAATTCCAGTCCCAACCAGAGCTAGAGACTTGCCAGAGATTGCTAAGAAGATCGATGCCAAGCTCTGTTACTGCCTCTCGGAACTTAATTTGCTGTCTGCTAGTATTTCATCGGTTGATGAGGCGGTTGCCACTTTCATGCAACTGGTGGCATTGTCCAAAGAATCTCTCATAAAAATCCTTGTGAGAGGAGAATTTGATGAGTATCCTGATGACAAGAGCATGCACGGCACTGCAAACCTGGCTGAGATGTACAATCAGTTCAAGGATGAACGTGGCTGGCTGCATTCCAGCTTTTTCCGACGTGACCTCAAAAGTAACTTCCTACAGTCGGAGATCAACTACTGTATGTTTACTCAGCAGGTGGGAAAAGCCAGTGGTCTTGCAGCAAAACTTGCCGCGGATCTTACAGCAGATCTAGCCGTGGTGGAACATCACCATGATTCCTGGTTTCTGTATATGTTCTGGTATTACGTGATCATGCAAGTAACTCGTTCTGTGTTAAAGACTTATCTATCAAGATATGTTCATCTTTGTATCCATGTTGAGTCACTTGTTTATAATATAATGGACAAGATGATTCAGAGGTCGTATCAGTGGACGCATGAGAACTATTATACCGTGAATGTGAATGAGGAAAAAACGGATGAGTTTTTTTCCGAGTATACTAGACTTATGTCCAAATGCAATGTATTCATCCATGGAGTCCTTGATGATCCGGAAAAGCCCTCTACAATTATTGTAGACGGTATTGGGGAGATTGTGGTTGAAGGTCTTAGGAGTTACTCGCGTGATCTACTATCTGAAGCCTTTAGCGTCAGAATGCAATCAATTGCATTTCGGAAGATACATACAGAAACTTTTATTGAAGGTATGGCTTCTCATTTGCAGTCGAGTGTACGTTGCAAACCTTCTGGACACATACATGGATTTGGAGATGTTCGATATGCAGATCTTGAAGAGGCCACATTTTGCTCATGTATTTGA
- the LOC133709463 gene encoding uncharacterized protein LOC133709463, which translates to MGTEILRPQDCLIERIRVSPPKSNYYGNPIPIHVASNVRSRKPAVRAEQRRPEPAAAVSRRSGRSSSEDLKAEKVTILRRGEPMSRLKKAASDGRLERLGPGPTVVPKEVSILDLRAPATDMYAGSAFAMSPEPSSLPLPSFSRKKKQASRSFDDSATRDLRRLLRLE; encoded by the coding sequence ATGGGGACTGAGATCTTGAGGCCACAGGATTGTCTGATCGAGCGGATCCGAGTCTCTCCGCCGAAGAGTAATTACTATGGAAATCCCATTCCCATTCATGTGGCTAGCAACGTTAGATCTAGAAAGCCGGCGGTGAGGGCGGAGCAGAGGAGGCCGGAGCCGGCGGCGGCGGTCTCGAGGAGGTCCGGCCGGTCCAGCTCCGAGGATTTGAAGGCGGAGAAGGTGACGATTTTGAGGCGGGGAGAGCCGATGAGCCGGTTGAAGAAGGCGGCGAGCGACGGCCGGTTGGAGAGGTTGGGACCGGGGCCGACGGTGGTGCCCAAGGAGGTGAGTATTTTGGATTTGAGGGCTCCGGCGACGGACATGTATGCCGGATCGGCTTTCGCGATGTCGCCGGAGCCGAGCTCGCTCCCGTTGCCGTCGTTCTcgaggaagaagaagcaggCGTCGAGGAGCTTTGACGACTCTGCGACCAGAGACCTGAGGCGTTTGCTTCGGCTCGAATGA